Genomic segment of Rhodococcus rhodochrous:
GGTCGTATCCGGGCCGGGACACCCCGACGAAGCGGGCGAGGTCGAACAGGGTCTGCCAGTCCTGCCAGGACAGGATCGATCCCAGGGCGTCCGCGCCGGTGATGAAGTACAGCTCCGCGTCGGGATACTGCTTGCTGAGATCTCGCAGCGTGTCGACGGTGTAGGTGGGTTTGCGTCGATCGATGTCGACACGGCTGACGGAGAACCGCGGGTTGGATGCGGTCGCGATCACCGTCATCAGGTAGCGGTCCTCGGCGGGGCTGACGTCGCGTCCGGTCTTCTGCCAGGGTTGCCCGGTGGGCACGAAGATCACTTCGTCCAGGTCGAAGCTCGCGGCGACCTCGCTGGCCGCCACGAGGTGTCCGTGGTGGATCGGGTCGAACGTTCCACCCATGACGCCCAGGCGGCGCCTGGGGGCCGAGGGCCGATCCGTTGGCTGATGCACGGTTGTCCAGCTTACGGGTTCACACGGGGAGCAGACTCGCCACCACCGTTGCGAGCTGCTGCGCCGACCGGCACTCGTGCATCGTGACGACCTCGCTGTAGACCCTGGCGGCCGAATCCCCCGAACCCCATTGTCCCTTCGGCTCGGGATTGAGCCAGTGCGCGTGCCGTGCGACGGACACGAGATGTTCGAGGACCTCGAGGTTCGGATTGCGGTAGTTCGTGCGGCCGTCGCCGAGGATCAGCAGCGAGCTACGGCTGGTGAGGGCATGCGCATGGTTATCCGCGAAGCTGCCGAGGGCGTGTCCGTAGTCGGAGTGACCGTCGTAGGTGATCAGCTCCGCTTCCTTCAGCATCCGCGACATGGACTCGCCCAGATCGGACCCTGCGGCGAAATAGTGGGTGACCTCGTCGGCGGTGTCGATGAACGCGAACACGCGCACTCGGGAGAACTGCTCGCGCAGGGCGTGCACGAGCAGCAGCGTGAAGTGCGAGAAGCCGGCGACGGAACCGGAGACGTCGCAGAGCACGACGAGCTCGGGACGCGCCGGACGGGGCTTGCGGTTGACCAGGTCGATGGGCACGCCACCGGTCGACATGGACTTGCGCAGTGTGCGCCGCAGGTCGATGGCGCCGGCACGAGCGCGCCGGCGGCGCGCCGCGAGACGGCTCGCGAGCAGACGCGCGAGCGGCATGACGCTGCGGCGCAGCGCGACGAGTTCCGCGTCGGACGCGCGCAGGAAGTCGACCTCCTCGGCGAGCTTGGGCACCCCGTACTTCTCGACGCGTTCGCGGCCGAGCTGCTCGGCGGTGCGTCGGCGGGTCTCCCGTTCGACCATCGCCCGGAAATCGGCGATGCGCTGGGCGGCGGTGCGCCGCGCAACCTCGCTCTCGTAGGCGGCGTCGTCGCGTTCCTCGCGGGTGCTGTTGCCGAGCAGTCCCTCGAGGATCTTCGTGAGCAGGGTGTCCGGGGAGACGTCGCGCAGCGCCTGATAGGCCGAGAAGGAAGGGCCGTTCGACGACGCATACTGGCCGAGTTCCTCGACGATGGCGGAGACGAGCATCTCGGAGGCCTCGAGTGCCTCCGGCGACTCGTCGGACAGCAGCTCGGCGATGAGGTCGCGCAGGGCTTCGAAGTCGACCTCCCCCGTCGGGGTGCGCGGGATGCTCACCTGAGGGTCGGTGGACTCGCGGCGTCCGATCGCTGGCGGGAACCACAGGTCGAACAGGGCGTCGAAGGTCGGCCGGTGTGTGGACCGGCGGAGCAGGGTGCACGCGAGGCCTTCGCGGAGGGCCTCCCGATCGAGGAGATCGAGCACCGTCATGACCCGTCCGGCGTCGACCGTCTCGGACGGCCCGACCGCGATGCCGCGGCGGCGCAGCGCCTCGACGAATCCGACCAGGTGCCCGGGCAGTCCGTGGGGTGCCGGGGGCGCCTCGGATCCGGGAAGGTGCGCGGCGGCCATGTCAGTTCAACCGGAGCTCGGCGGCAGCGCGGATCTGGTCGGACTGGTGCTTGAGGATCACGCCGAGCGTGCTGCGCAGCGCGGTGTCGTCGAGGGTGTCGAGCCCCAGTGCGAGCAGGGTGCGACCCCAGTCGATCGTCTCGGCCACCGACGGCACCTTCTTGAGCTGCATGCCGCGGAGCACGCGGACCGTGCGCACGAGCTGGTCGGCGAGCGCGTCGGGCAGATCGGGGACCCGGCTGGCGAGGATGCGTCGTTCGAGGTCGGCGTCGGGGAAGTCCAGGTGCAGGAACAGGCACCGGCGCTTGAGCGCTTCGGACAACTCGCGGGTGGCGTTCGAGGTGAGCACCGCGAACGGCTTGCGGGTGGCCCGGATGGTGCCGAGCTCGGGCACCGTGACCGCGAAGTCGCTGAGCACCTCGAGCAGCAGGCCTTCGATCTCCACGTCGGCCTTGTCGACCTCGTCGACGAGCAGCACGGTCGGATCCTCGCGGCGGATCGCGGTGAGCAGCGGCCGCGACAGCAGGAACTCCTCGGAGAAGACGTCCTCCTTGGTGCGGTCCCACGACTCGCCCGCCGCGGCGGTCGCTCCTGCCGACTGGATGCGCAGGATCTGCTTGGCGTGGTTCCACTCGTACAGCGCGCGGGATTCGTCGACGCCCTCGTAGCACTGCAGGCGCACGAGTTCGGCCTCGGAGGTTTCGGCGACGGCACGGGCGAGCTCGGTCTTGCCCACGCCCGCGGGTCCCTCGATCAGCAACGGCTTGCCGAGGCGATCGGCGAGGAACACCGCGGTCGCGGTGGACTTGTCGGCGAGATAACCGGTACCGGCCAGACGATCGACGACGTCCTGGACGTCCGCGAAGATCGGCGGGGTGGTGGGCAGCGCACGATCCACGCTGGTTCCTTTCGTCGGGCCGGTCTCGATCAGGCGGGGCGGGTGTGGCCGTCGCCCCACACCACCCACTTCGTCGACGTCAGCTCGGGCAGACCCATCGGACCGCGGGCGTGCAGCTTCTGGGTGGAGATCCCGATCTCCGCGCCGAATCCGAACTGCTCACCGTCCGTGAACGCCGTCGAAGCGTTGACCATAACGGCTGCGGCGTCCACGCGCGTCGTGAACTCCCGCGCAGCAGCGAGGTCCGAGGTGACGATCGCCTCGGTGTGACCGGTGCCGTAACGGTCGATGTGGTCGACGGCGGCGTCGAGGTCGTCGACCACGGCGAGGGCGACGTCGAGCGAGAGGTACTCGTCCGACCAGTCCTGTTCGGTCGCGGGCACGAGGCCGGGCAGGTCGCCGTGGACCGTGACGCTGTGTTGCTGGAAGGCCTGCAGGATCTTCGGAACGGCGGTGTCGGCGATCGCCTTGTCGACGAGGATCGTCTCGGCGGTGTTGCACACGCTGGGCCGGCGGGTCTTCGCGTTGATCACGATCTTCTCGGCCATCTCCAGATCGGCCGCGGAGTGGATGTAGACGTGGCAGTTGCCGGTGCCCGTCTCGATCGTGGGGACGGTCGCGTCGCGGACCACCGCGGCGATCAGACCGGCGCCACCGCGCGGGATCACGACGTCGACCAGCCCCCGGGCCTGGATCAGATGCGTCACCGACGAGCGGTCGGCGCTCGGCAGCAACTGCACGGCGTCGGCGGGGATGCCCCGATTCTCGAGCGAGGCACGCAGCACCTCGACGAGCGCGGCGTTCGAGCGGGCCGCGGACGACGAGCCGCGCAGCAATGCGGCGTTGCCGGACTTCAGGGCGAGACCGAAGGCGTCGACCGTGACGTTCGGACGCGCTTCGTAGACCATGCCGACCACGCCGAGCGGGACGCGCACCTGGCGCAGCTCGAGACCGTTCGGCAGCGTCGAGCCGCGGACCACCCCGCCGATCGGGTCGGGCAGTCCGGCCACCTGGCGCAGACCGGCGGCGATCCCGTCGATCCGGTCAGGGGTCAGGCGCAGCCGGTCGAGGATGGCCTCCTCGGTGCCACCGGCACGAGCGGCCTCGATGTCCTCGGCGTTCGCAGCCAGGACGGTGTCGGCGGCGGCGAGCAGAGCGTCGGCCGCGGCGTGCAGAGCCGCGTCCTTCTCGGTGGTGGTGAGCAGCGCGAGACGACGCGATGCCACGCGGGCGCGACGCGCGGCCTCGTGGACGGCCTCACGGGTGTCCGTGCCGGCGTCGGTCGCAGCTGAGTCGGGGGTCACGGCAGTCATGTGTCCAGCCTAGTCGGGTCCTCGCGGAACCCGACAGGCCGTGTGCCGTCAGCGCAGCCCGGTCCCCCGCGCCAGCGCCGTCTCCACCAGGATCGACAGCAGCTCGGCGTACTCCACGCCGGTGGCCTCCCACATCCGCGGGTACATCGAGATCGAGGTGAATCCGGGCATCGTGTTGATCTCGTTGATCACCGGTCCGTCCTCGGTGACGAAGAAGTCGACGCGGGACAGGCCGTGGCAGTCGAGGGCGCGGAACGCCCGGACCGCGAGTTCGCGGATCCGGTCGGAGGTCTCCTCGTCGAGCTTGGCCGGGACGTCGAACTCGCAGACGTCGTCGAGGTACTTCGTGTCGAAGTCGTAGAACGCCTCGTGGTCGCCGGAGGTGTCGGGCATGCGGATCTCGGCGACGACACTCGCGCGGACGTCGCCGTCCGGGAACTCGAGCACGCCGCACTCGACCTCGCGGCCGATGATCGCGGACTCGACGATGACCTTGGGGTCGTGCTGCCTGGCCTTCGCGACGGCGTCGTCGAAGGCGGCCCAGTCGGCCACGCGACTGATGCCGATGGACGATCCGCCGCGGGCGGGCTTGACGAAGACGGGCAGGCCGAGGCGGGTCTTCTGCTCCTCGGTGAGGGACGCGGTGCCGGGACGCAGGACGATCTGGAAGCCGACCGGCAGGCCTTCGGCCGCGAGCAGCTTCTTGGTGAACTCCTTGTCCATACCGGCGGCGCTGGCGAGGACGCCGGGACCGACGTACGGGATGTCCGCGAGTTCGAGCAGACCCTGGATGGTGCCGTCCTCGCCGTAGGCGCCGTGCAGGACCGGGAACACCACGTCGACCGAGGCGAGCACCCGGCCGTAGGAGGCCTCGTCGAGGGCGACGATGTCGCCACCGCGGGTCGGATCCGCGGTGAGGACGAGATCGGAGCCGTCGCCGGCGACGACGGGCAGTTCACGACCGGCCGCGGCGAGGCCGGCGGGGTCCGCGTCGCCGAGGACCCATGCGCCCTCGGGAGTGATGCCGATGGGCACGACCTCGTACTTCTCCGGATCCAGGTTGCGCAGGATGCTCCCTGCCGAGATGCAGGAGACGGAATGTTCGTTGCTGCGACCACCGAAGACGACGGCCACCCGGGTTCGGGGCGTACTCACGTGTCGAACCGTACCGGGTGGCGATCTCCGCGTGTCGAGCGAGTCCTACGCGGGTGGGACCGGACACCCTGCTATGTCTCCGCGGGCCCCGGTCTCCCTCACCGGAGGGTCGCCTCCCTCAGTGGAGGGCCGTCTCCTTCAACGCCGCGTCGAGATCGGCGAGCAGATCCGCGGTGTCCTCGATTCCGCACGACAACCGGACGAATCCCTCCGACACCGCATCGCCCCAGCGTGCGCGACGATCCGCTGTCGTGTGGATACCGCCGAAGCTGGTGGCGGGTGCGACGAGCGTGGCCGCGCGGACGAAGCGGTGCACCTCGTCGCGCCCGGGCAACCGGAAGGTGAGCAGGGGGCCGAAGCGGCTCATCTGGCCGGCCGCCACGGCGTGGGCCGGGTCGCCGGCGAGCCCGGGATAGCGGACGTCCGTGACAGCGGGGTGCTCGAGCAGCATCCCGGCGACGGCGAGCGCGTTGGCGCACTGCCGTTCGAAGCGCAGTCCGGCGGTGCCGAGGCTGCGGTGCGCGAGCCAGGTCTCGAAGGGTCCCAGCACGGTTCCCGACAGCAGTCGTTCCCGGTCGATCGCGGGCAGCAGTTCGGGATCGGCGACGGCGATGTAGCCGAACAGCAGGTCACTGTGTCCGCTGAGCGATTTCGTTCCGCTCGCCACCACGACGTCGGCCCCGAGGTCGAGCGGGAGCTGTCCGAGCGGGGTGGCGGTCGTGTTGTCGACGAGCAGCAACGCCCCGGTGCGACGGCACGATTGCGCGGTCTCACGAAGATCCACCGTGTCGAGACCGGGATTCGACGGCGTCTCGGCGAGGACCACCGCACCGGGGCCCGCACCGTCGAGCACCCGCTGCAGGGAGCCGTCGCCGAATTCGGCGACGGAGAGTTCGTGGACGTCGATGCCGTGCGGCGCGAGATATTCGGTGGCGAACTTGCGCACCTGGTAGTAACCGTCGGAGGGGACGACGACCGTGCCGCCCGGTCTCACGAGCGATCGCAGCGCGACCGTGATCGCCGACATTCCCGAGCCGACGACGCGGGCGGCCGAGGCGTGCTCGAGGTCGGCGAGCGCCGATTCGAGTGCGCGCCAGCCGGGATTCGAGGCACGCGCATAGGTGTCGATGTCGTCGCGTTCGTCCTCCCCGAGGAGATACGGCGCCGCGAAGACCGGTCCCGCCTGCAGCGGGGAGCCCGGAACACCCTCGTGTGCAACTGCCTTCACGCAGCGAGTCGAATCGCCCGTCATGCCGCTCATTCCGGCTTGATCCGGCGTCCGAGCAGCTGCCCGATCGCGTCCCGCACCGACATGCCTTCGTGGCACACGCGGTGCACGGCGTCGGTGAGCGGCATCTCGACGTCGTAGCTCGCCGCGAGGGCGCGGACCGAGGTGCACGACTTGACCCCTTCGGCCACCTGACCGTGGGTGGCCTCCTGCGCGCTCTCGAGGGACTCACCGCGGCCGAGTCGTTCGCCGAACGAACGGTTGCGGGACAACGGGGACGTACATGTGGCGACGAGGTCGCCGACACCGGCGAGACCGGCGAGCGTGGCCGGCTTGGCCCCGAGGGCGGTTCCGAGCCGGGTGATCTCGGCGAGACCGCGGGTGATGATGCTCGCGACGGTGTTCTCACCGAGCCCGACCCCGGCGGCCATGCCGCACGCGAGGGCGATGACGTTCTTGCAGGCGCCACCGATCTCGCAGCCGATTACGTCGGAATTGGTGTACGGTCGGAAATACTTTGTGGCGCAGGACTTCTGGATCTCCATGGCGCGGGTGGAGTCGGGGCACGCGATGACGGTCGCGGCCGGTTGTCCCTCGGCGATCTCACGGGCGAGGTTGGGGCCGGACAGCACGGCGATGCGATTCTGCTCGGCGCCGGTGACCTGACCGATCACCTGACTCATGCGCATCAGGGTGCCGCTCTCGATTCCCTTGGCGAGACTGAGAAGTGTCACGTCCGGTCCGATATCCGCCTTCCACGCCTCGAGATTGGTGCGCAGGGTCTGGCTCGGGACGGCGAGGACCACGAAATCGGCGCCCTCTAGGGCCACCCGATGATCGGCCGTCGCCTTCAGCGAGTGCGGCAGTTCCACACCGGGCAGATAGTCGGAGTTCTCGTGCCGCTCCGCGATGCCGCGCGCCACCTCCTCGCGCCGCGCCCAGATCGTCACGTCCGTTCCGGCGTCGGCCAGCACCTTGGCGTACGCCGTCCCCCACGAACCCGCGCCCAGTACTGCTGCTGTGGTCACGCGATCCTCACTCTCGTCCGATGCCCGGCACTCACGCTCGCGATCGGCCCGGAGCGGGCGGTCGCGACCGGTTCGGTCCGGGCGGTCACCACCCACGGTCGCACCCAGTATCGCGCAGGCGCCACCGACGCCGCGCCGGGTCGGAGGACGGACCGCACACGACCCGGTCGCAGCGGGCGGTCGTGCGGTTCGTCACCTCGCACGACCGTGTGATCGATCGCTGATGGCACAATCGGGCAATGCCCGCGACGCACGTGCTCGTTCCCGTCAAGGCCCTCGGCCTGGCGAAGTCGCGGCTCTCGCACGTCCTCGACCCGGCGGCACGGGAATCGCTGGTGCTCGCGATGCTCCAGGACACCGTGACGGCGGCGCTGTCCGTCGGAGACGTGACGGTCACCGTCGTCACCGCCGACGAGCGCGTCGCGGCCGCCGCACTGGACTGCGGCGCAGACGTCCTCCCCGACCCGATCCGTCCCGGCTCCCCCGACCCACTGAACTCCGCGCTGCTCGCAGCGGCCCGCCGGGCGCGGGAGCACACACCCGGCGCAGAACTCGTGGCGTTGCAGGCCGACCTACCGGCCCTGCGGGCCGAGGAGTTCGCGCTAGCCCGCGAGACCGCGCGGCGAACGGGTACAGCCGTCGTCGTCGACCACACGGCGAGCGGTACGACGGCGTTGCTGCACTGCGTGAGCGGTACCCTGCCGCCATTGTCGTTCGGACCGGGGTCGGCCGGCCGCCATATCGACGCCGGCGCATATCCGGTACCGGACGCGCTCCCCGGACTGCGACTCGATGTGGACACACCGGACGATCTTGCCGCTGCACTGCGACTCGGCGTCGGATCGGCCACCGCAGCCGTGCTCGACACGGTCGAATTCCCACTGCGCCACCGCTGCGACAGCGCTGCAGGGAGCCGTCGCTCTGCCACAATGAACTGGTGACCAACGGCGATTCCCCCGATCCCACGAGTTCCGAGCACGCGGCACCGTCCAACGTCGTACGACCTGCCGGCCGCGTGGCAACCGCGACCAGCGCGCCTCCGGCCGCGACGGGACTGCAGTCGAGGACCGATCACGACAACACGCTTCCCGTCGACCGCTATCTCAACCGGGAGCAGAGCTGGCTCGATTTCAACGCCCGCGTTCTCGCGCTGGCGGAGGACACCTCGCAGCCGTTGCTCGAACGCGCCAAGTTCCTCGCGATCTTCGCGTCGAATCTCGACGAGTTCTACATGGTGCGGGTCGCCGGGCTGAAACGTCGCGCCGAGACGGGGTTGTCGGTCCGGTCCGCGGACGGCCTGTCCCCGCGGGCCCAGCTCGCGCTCATCGCGTCGAGCACGCGCGAACTCGCCGGGCGCCAGGCGCAGGTCTTCCTCGACTCGGTCATGCCCGCCCTGGCGGCCGAGGGCATCTCGATCATCCGATGGGCGGATCTGACCGAGGACGAACGTCGACGGCTGACACAGTATTTCGCCGAGCAGGTCTTCCCGGTCCTGACGCCGCTCGCGGTCGATCCCGCCCATCCCTTCCCCTACATCAGCGGCCTGTCCCTCAACCTCGCTGTCACGGTCAAGGATTCACAGTCGTCCGGTGAACACTTCGCGCGTGTGAAGGTGCCCGACAACGTCGACCGGTTCGTCCGGGTCGATCGCGCGGGTTCGTCGCACGGGCTGCCGGCCTTCCTCCCTCTCGAAGAGCTGATCGCCGCGCACCTCGACGTGTTGTTCCCGGGTATGGAGATCGTCGAGCACCACGCCTTCCGCGTCACCCGCAACGCCGACTTCGAGGTCGAGGAGGACCGCGACGAAGATCTCCTCCAGGCCCTCGAACGCGAGCTCGCCCGGCGGCGCTTCGGTTCTCCCGTGCGCCTCGAGGTGTCGGACGACATGACCGAACACATGCTCGACCTCCTGCTGCGCGAACTCGACGTCGATCGGGTGGATGTCGTCCAGTTGCCCGGCCTGCTCGATCTGTCGTCGCTGTGGCAGGTGCACGCCGTCGACCGGC
This window contains:
- the nadD gene encoding nicotinate-nucleotide adenylyltransferase produces the protein MGGTFDPIHHGHLVAASEVAASFDLDEVIFVPTGQPWQKTGRDVSPAEDRYLMTVIATASNPRFSVSRVDIDRRKPTYTVDTLRDLSKQYPDAELYFITGADALGSILSWQDWQTLFDLARFVGVSRPGYDLHAEHLAPHLDELPAEAVSLVEIPALAISSTDCRRRARENRPVWYLVPDGVVQYISKRRLYRTNTHLDGDPVPVFDGNTPGTIERKSTQ
- a CDS encoding vWA domain-containing protein encodes the protein MAAAHLPGSEAPPAPHGLPGHLVGFVEALRRRGIAVGPSETVDAGRVMTVLDLLDREALREGLACTLLRRSTHRPTFDALFDLWFPPAIGRRESTDPQVSIPRTPTGEVDFEALRDLIAELLSDESPEALEASEMLVSAIVEELGQYASSNGPSFSAYQALRDVSPDTLLTKILEGLLGNSTREERDDAAYESEVARRTAAQRIADFRAMVERETRRRTAEQLGRERVEKYGVPKLAEEVDFLRASDAELVALRRSVMPLARLLASRLAARRRRARAGAIDLRRTLRKSMSTGGVPIDLVNRKPRPARPELVVLCDVSGSVAGFSHFTLLLVHALREQFSRVRVFAFIDTADEVTHYFAAGSDLGESMSRMLKEAELITYDGHSDYGHALGSFADNHAHALTSRSSLLILGDGRTNYRNPNLEVLEHLVSVARHAHWLNPEPKGQWGSGDSAARVYSEVVTMHECRSAQQLATVVASLLPV
- a CDS encoding AAA family ATPase, whose translation is MDRALPTTPPIFADVQDVVDRLAGTGYLADKSTATAVFLADRLGKPLLIEGPAGVGKTELARAVAETSEAELVRLQCYEGVDESRALYEWNHAKQILRIQSAGATAAAGESWDRTKEDVFSEEFLLSRPLLTAIRREDPTVLLVDEVDKADVEIEGLLLEVLSDFAVTVPELGTIRATRKPFAVLTSNATRELSEALKRRCLFLHLDFPDADLERRILASRVPDLPDALADQLVRTVRVLRGMQLKKVPSVAETIDWGRTLLALGLDTLDDTALRSTLGVILKHQSDQIRAAAELRLN
- a CDS encoding glutamate-5-semialdehyde dehydrogenase, whose protein sequence is MTAVTPDSAATDAGTDTREAVHEAARRARVASRRLALLTTTEKDAALHAAADALLAAADTVLAANAEDIEAARAGGTEEAILDRLRLTPDRIDGIAAGLRQVAGLPDPIGGVVRGSTLPNGLELRQVRVPLGVVGMVYEARPNVTVDAFGLALKSGNAALLRGSSSAARSNAALVEVLRASLENRGIPADAVQLLPSADRSSVTHLIQARGLVDVVIPRGGAGLIAAVVRDATVPTIETGTGNCHVYIHSAADLEMAEKIVINAKTRRPSVCNTAETILVDKAIADTAVPKILQAFQQHSVTVHGDLPGLVPATEQDWSDEYLSLDVALAVVDDLDAAVDHIDRYGTGHTEAIVTSDLAAAREFTTRVDAAAVMVNASTAFTDGEQFGFGAEIGISTQKLHARGPMGLPELTSTKWVVWGDGHTRPA
- a CDS encoding D-alanine--D-alanine ligase family protein; the encoded protein is MSTPRTRVAVVFGGRSNEHSVSCISAGSILRNLDPEKYEVVPIGITPEGAWVLGDADPAGLAAAGRELPVVAGDGSDLVLTADPTRGGDIVALDEASYGRVLASVDVVFPVLHGAYGEDGTIQGLLELADIPYVGPGVLASAAGMDKEFTKKLLAAEGLPVGFQIVLRPGTASLTEEQKTRLGLPVFVKPARGGSSIGISRVADWAAFDDAVAKARQHDPKVIVESAIIGREVECGVLEFPDGDVRASVVAEIRMPDTSGDHEAFYDFDTKYLDDVCEFDVPAKLDEETSDRIRELAVRAFRALDCHGLSRVDFFVTEDGPVINEINTMPGFTSISMYPRMWEATGVEYAELLSILVETALARGTGLR
- a CDS encoding cystathionine gamma-lyase, which gives rise to MTGDSTRCVKAVAHEGVPGSPLQAGPVFAAPYLLGEDERDDIDTYARASNPGWRALESALADLEHASAARVVGSGMSAITVALRSLVRPGGTVVVPSDGYYQVRKFATEYLAPHGIDVHELSVAEFGDGSLQRVLDGAGPGAVVLAETPSNPGLDTVDLRETAQSCRRTGALLLVDNTTATPLGQLPLDLGADVVVASGTKSLSGHSDLLFGYIAVADPELLPAIDRERLLSGTVLGPFETWLAHRSLGTAGLRFERQCANALAVAGMLLEHPAVTDVRYPGLAGDPAHAVAAGQMSRFGPLLTFRLPGRDEVHRFVRAATLVAPATSFGGIHTTADRRARWGDAVSEGFVRLSCGIEDTADLLADLDAALKETALH
- a CDS encoding NAD(P)H-dependent glycerol-3-phosphate dehydrogenase produces the protein MTTAAVLGAGSWGTAYAKVLADAGTDVTIWARREEVARGIAERHENSDYLPGVELPHSLKATADHRVALEGADFVVLAVPSQTLRTNLEAWKADIGPDVTLLSLAKGIESGTLMRMSQVIGQVTGAEQNRIAVLSGPNLAREIAEGQPAATVIACPDSTRAMEIQKSCATKYFRPYTNSDVIGCEIGGACKNVIALACGMAAGVGLGENTVASIITRGLAEITRLGTALGAKPATLAGLAGVGDLVATCTSPLSRNRSFGERLGRGESLESAQEATHGQVAEGVKSCTSVRALAASYDVEMPLTDAVHRVCHEGMSVRDAIGQLLGRRIKPE
- the cofC gene encoding 2-phospho-L-lactate guanylyltransferase, which encodes MPATHVLVPVKALGLAKSRLSHVLDPAARESLVLAMLQDTVTAALSVGDVTVTVVTADERVAAAALDCGADVLPDPIRPGSPDPLNSALLAAARRAREHTPGAELVALQADLPALRAEEFALARETARRTGTAVVVDHTASGTTALLHCVSGTLPPLSFGPGSAGRHIDAGAYPVPDALPGLRLDVDTPDDLAAALRLGVGSATAAVLDTVEFPLRHRCDSAAGSRRSATMNW